From Hyla sarda isolate aHylSar1 chromosome 5, aHylSar1.hap1, whole genome shotgun sequence, a single genomic window includes:
- the ACKR4 gene encoding atypical chemokine receptor 4: MTTETYEEYNHTDHFDYDSYDEVCMKHDIRRFASVFLPVFYSVAFVVGIAGNSLVVAIYAYYKKIKTKTDIYLLNLAVADLLLLFTLPFWAVDASIGWQFGKAMCKMTSALYTINFSSGMQFLACISLDRYFAVFRVSTHQNFRRRCWAICLFVWITSLLLSIPDLQFSEVKEHNGKNACLPTYPKDSVKQVTAFIQILETVCCFVIPFTIMMYCYSAMAKVLVKTPNIKRSRSLKVLVAVVGMFLITQLPYNAVKFWRAIDIVYALITSCQISKTIDIMMQVTSSMALFHCCLNPLLYAYMGTTFKSYVTKTVKKVGSWRRQRTQSVEEYSMYSDNHVEETNSFSI; this comes from the coding sequence ATGACAACTGAAACCTATGAAGAATACAATCACACCGATCACTTTGATTATGACAGTTATGATGAAGTCTGCATGAAGCATGACATCCGAAGATTTGCTTCAGTTTTTCTCCCAGTTTTCTACTCTGTTGCATTTGTGGTTGGCATAGCTGGCAATTCTTTAGTGGTTGCCATTTATGCATACTATAAGAAAATTAAAACTAAGACTGATATCTACCTGCTGAATCTAGCAGTGGCGGATCTGCTGCTCCTCTTCACCCTTCCATTCTGGGCCGTAgatgcttccattggttggcagTTCGGAAAAGCAATGTGCAAGATGACCTCTGCCTTGTACACTATAAACTTCAGTTCTGGTATGCAGTTCCTGGCTTGCATTAGCTTGGACAGATACTTTGCAGTGTTTAGAGTATCAACCCATCAAAACTTTAGAAGAAGATGCTGGGCAATTTGCCTCTTCGTATGGATCACTTCATTGTTGCTGAGCATCCCAGATTTACAATTCAGTGAGGTAAAGGAACACAATGGAAAGAATGCCTGTCTACCAACATATCCTAAAGATTCTGTAAAACAGGTTACTGCTTTCATTCAGATTCTTGAAACTGTATGCTGCTTTGTAATCCCATTTACTATCATGATGTACTGCTATTCTGCTATGGCCAAAGTCCTTGTTAAAACACCAAACATTAAAAGATCTCGGTCACTGAAGGTCTTAGTGGCAGTGGTGGGAATGTTTCTTATCACACAGCTGCCATACAATGCTgttaaattctggagggccattGATATAGTATATGCTTTGATAACAAGCTGCCAGATCAGCAAAACCATAGACAtaatgatgcaggtgacaagtaGCATGGCCTTATTTCACTGTTGTCTCAATCCGCTACTTTATGCTTACATGGGGACTACATTTAAATCTTATGTTACTAAAACAGTGAAAAAGGTTGGCTCTTGGAGAAGACAAAGAACTCAGAGTGTTGAAGAGTATTCTATGTATTCTGACAATCATGTAGAGGAAACAAACAGTTTTTCTATCTAA